One genomic window of Leptospira harrisiae includes the following:
- a CDS encoding MotA/TolQ/ExbB proton channel family protein has product MNWTFSIPAILIFILLFSFSLTSFYFFFRIVLGLRKLEDNRIRVQYFPKEPTEQELELFFSPLERTIHWLPTIASLSMLLGLLGTVIGINSAFGAMESQGKVSLEVLAGGIKDALNTTIAGLLVAIPSLYFHRFAENKIRYISELLVKDFSVKNETP; this is encoded by the coding sequence ATGAATTGGACATTTTCAATTCCCGCAATTTTGATTTTTATTCTTCTTTTTAGTTTTTCACTCACTTCTTTCTATTTTTTCTTTCGAATCGTTTTGGGACTTCGGAAATTAGAGGATAACCGTATTCGTGTCCAATATTTTCCCAAGGAACCAACAGAACAAGAACTCGAATTATTCTTTTCTCCTTTGGAAAGAACCATTCACTGGTTGCCGACAATAGCTTCTCTTTCCATGCTCCTCGGTTTACTTGGGACTGTGATTGGGATCAATTCAGCCTTTGGAGCAATGGAATCGCAAGGGAAGGTCAGCTTGGAAGTGTTAGCTGGTGGTATCAAAGATGCACTCAACACTACAATCGCAGGTCTTCTTGTGGCAATCCCTTCACTTTATTTTCACAGATTTGCTGAGAACAAAATTCGTTATATTTCCGAACTTTTAGTAAAGGATTTTTCAGTCAAAAATGAAACTCCGTAA
- a CDS encoding ubiquinone/menaquinone biosynthesis methyltransferase: protein MNQYQLPSQEKKPEYVRTNFDGIAKAYDRFNDWNSFFLHRIWKDWVVREAKKSVPTAKSALDLCCGTGDITLRLSKDQSLSRIVGLDFSEKMLSFAIHKIPKDPKVELLIGDAMDLKQFADGSFDIVTMGFGLRNVSDLRKCLLEIKRVLKKGGVFVNLDVGRVRPNFLKFFADFYFFKIVPLFGYLLYGKENEMFDYLPHSSKTYPDQETLAKILTELGFQNVRFQNFVFGNAVAHVATH from the coding sequence ATGAACCAATACCAACTCCCATCCCAAGAAAAGAAACCGGAATATGTAAGAACCAATTTTGATGGAATCGCGAAAGCCTATGATCGATTCAATGATTGGAATAGCTTTTTTCTTCATAGAATCTGGAAGGATTGGGTGGTCAGAGAGGCCAAAAAGAGTGTTCCTACCGCAAAATCTGCCCTAGACCTTTGTTGTGGGACAGGTGACATCACTCTTCGCCTTTCCAAGGACCAAAGTCTAAGCCGAATCGTAGGCCTTGATTTTTCGGAAAAGATGTTATCCTTTGCCATCCACAAAATTCCAAAAGATCCAAAAGTGGAACTCCTCATAGGGGACGCCATGGACTTAAAACAATTTGCCGATGGGAGTTTTGATATTGTCACGATGGGATTTGGCCTTCGGAATGTTTCTGATCTTCGAAAGTGCCTTTTAGAAATCAAACGGGTGTTAAAGAAAGGTGGGGTTTTTGTAAATTTGGATGTGGGTCGTGTGAGACCAAACTTCTTGAAATTTTTTGCAGATTTTTATTTTTTCAAAATTGTTCCCTTATTCGGGTATTTACTCTACGGAAAGGAAAACGAGATGTTTGATTATCTACCTCATTCTTCCAAAACTTACCCAGACCAAGAAACCCTGGCAAAAATCCTCACGGAACTCGGATTTCAAAATGTTCGTTTCCAAAATTTTGTTTTTGGAAACGCGGTGGCACATGTAGCAACTCATTAA
- a CDS encoding ExbD/TolR family protein, producing MKLRKSSSNALIDISSLIDVLFILLIFLMLAVRFTETTSTLQLDLPKTKTESIGEESPKFKISINHLGTIYLDGKETPKESFLNVIPMNVDGKSSVVLEVDKQTKFEFFVFVTDILKLKGYQKINIVTLKD from the coding sequence ATGAAACTCCGTAAATCAAGTTCGAATGCACTGATTGATATCAGTAGTCTTATCGATGTTTTATTTATCTTACTCATTTTTTTAATGTTGGCTGTCCGATTTACTGAGACCACATCCACTTTACAACTCGACTTACCCAAAACCAAAACAGAATCAATTGGAGAAGAATCTCCTAAATTTAAAATTTCAATCAACCACTTAGGTACGATATATTTGGATGGAAAAGAAACCCCAAAAGAATCTTTTTTGAATGTAATCCCTATGAATGTTGATGGAAAATCAAGTGTTGTTCTTGAAGTAGATAAACAAACTAAGTTTGAATTTTTTGTATTCGTAACAGATATATTAAAATTGAAAGGTTACCAAAAAATTAATATTGTCACTCTAAAGGATTAG